TGGAGGCGGCCGCGCCCAACAACGTCTGGGTGGGGACTGGCGACAAGAATGGCGGAGGGTGCGCGGGCTACTTCGGCCAGGGCGTCTTCCTGAGCACGGACGCCGGCACCACGTGGAGCGCGAGGAACGGCTCGGGCGCCAGCGCGATGCCGCTGTCCATCGTCAATGCCGTGGCCCTGCAGCCGACGAACGCCAACGTGGTGCTCGCGGGTGGCGCAGGCAGCTGCACCGGCTCCAGCTCGCCGACGTCTCCCGGCGTGTTCCGGTCCACGGACCGCGGCGCCACGTGGACGCGGGTGCTCAACTTCAACGTGGAGGACATCGTCTTCGCACCAGGCAGCGCCACCGCCTACGCGAGCGTGCCCGGCCAGGGCGTCTTCAAGTCCACCGATGGTGGGGCTACCTGGGCGAACTCCAGCAGCGGCCTGACGCCGTCGGGCAGCCGCATGCGCCTGGCCATGGCGCCTTCCGACGCGCTGGTGCTCTATGTGCTGCAAGGCGGTCAGGTCTACCGCTCCATGGACGGGGCGGCCACCTGGAGCCTGCGCACCAGCAGCGCGTGCGAGGGCCAGTGCACCTACAACCAGGCCATCTCCGTGCACCCCACGGATGTGAATCAGGTGCTGGTGGGCACCATCCGCCCGGCGCGCTCGGCGGACGGCGGCACGACGTTCACCTTCCTCACCACGACGTGGGGCTCGGGGCAGATGGTGCACCAGGACGTCCACGTCGTCCTGTACTCGCGCACCAACGGCAGCCGGTTCTGGATTGGCAGCGACGGCGGCCTGTGGCGCACGGACAACGGCGGCACGAGCTTCGCCAACATGAACTCCAACCTGAACGTGACGCAGTTCTATGACCTGGCGGTGCACCCCAACAACGCGGACACCGTGTTCGGCGGGGCGCAGGACAACTCGTCCTCGCGGCGCACCACGAGCCCGGTGTGGGACCTGACCTTCGTGAGCGGGGACGGCTTCATGAACGCCGTGGACGCCACCAACACGAACTACGTGTTCCAGACGAGCTACCCGTCCAGCAACCTGCCCAGCATCTACCGCTCCACCACCGGCGGGGCGCCCAACAGCTTCAGCAAGCTGCCGACGACGGGAATCACCGCCTCCTCGAACTTCCCCTGGGTCACCCCGATGGTGGTGGCCAGCAACCGCATCTTCGTGGCCGGTGACACGGTGTACCGGGGCACCACCAGCGCGAGCCCGATGACGTGGGCGGCCATCTCCGCGAACCTGGGCGCCCGCGTGTCGGTCCTCACGCCGATGCTGACGGGGACCACCATTCCCATGTACGCGGGCACGTCCAGCGGCGCCATCCACTCCACCGTGGACGCCGCGGCCGCGAGCGTGGCGTGGACCAACGTCACGGGGAACTACCCGGGCGGCACCGTGTCGGACGTGGCGATGACGCCGGGCAACCGGCTGCGCGTGTTCGTCACGCGCGCGGCCTTCGGCGGCAACAAGCTGTTCCGCTCGACCACGGGCGGCACGACGTGGACGGCCGTGGGCGCGGGCCTGCCCAACGTGCCGGCCAACAGCGTGGCCATCGACCCGCTGGACACCAACCGCGTGTTCGTGGGCACCGACGTCGGCGTGTACGAGAGCACCGACGGTGGCGACACGTTCGTGGCGTTCTCCGCCGGCCTGCCGCTGGGCCTGGTGGTGACGGACCTGGAAGTGGACGACGTGCCGCACGTCCTGGTGGCCGGCACCTACGGCCGTGGCGCGTGGAAGGTAAATCTGACGGGCGGCCCGGCCAACCAGGCTCCGGTGGCCAACTTCAACTTCACCTCGAGCGGCCTGACGGCCACCTTCAGCGACACCTCGACGGACCCGGACGGCACCATCGCCTCGCGCACCTGGGCCTTCGGTGACGGCACGACGTCGAGCGCGACGGGCCCGAGCAAGACGTACGCCGCCGCGGGCACGTACGCGGTGCAGCTGACGGTGACGGACAACGGAGGGGCCACCGGCACGGCGACTCAGAACGTCACGGTGAGCACCGGCGCCGGCTGCCCCGGCACGCTCTACACGGGCACGTTCAGCGGCGCGACGGGGCAGACGCAGATCCACCCCGGCGGCACCTACTACCAGAGCACCACGGGCGGCACCCACGCCGCCTGCCTCACCGGCCCGACCGGCACGGACTTCGACCTGTACCTGGACCGCTGGGATGGCACCACCTGGGTGCAGGTGGCCGCGAGCGAGAGCGCTTCGTCGGTGGAGAGCATCTCCTACCCGGGCACGGCCGCGTACTACCGCTTCCGCGTGGTGAACTACGCGGGCGTCGGTGCGTACAACCTCACCATCAGCAGACCGCAGTAGTCTTCCGCCCGGCGCTCAGGAGTGGCTCGCCTGAACGCCGGGGCGTCCTATGACTGGGCGCGGGAGCACCGGCCCACCTCACGGCAGGTGCTCTCGTGTCTCGCCCGTCTCGCGCGGGCGTTGGAGGCCACGCATGCGGTTGGGGGAGTGCATCGTGAAGGGCGACAACGTCCTCGTGAGAGAGGTGGATGGTCACGTCTTCCTGACCGACTTCGGCTCCGGGCACTACGTTGGCGCGGCCACCTTGACCGAGCCACCGTTCCCTCCTGGAACGCCGGCCTACCGCTCGGCGGAAGCATGGCGGTCCGTGCGGCTCCCCATGCCTGACCCGACCGTGCCCTACGCACCGGGGCCCATGGACGATGTCTTCGCACTGGGTGTCACCGCCTATCGGCTGTCGACCGGCGAGTATCCTCCCGAGCTGAATCTGTCTGACGAGCGGGGCCGGGTCTGGAACATGGACGGCCCGCATCGCGCCCCTTGATGGTGGCTGCGGGTTGAAGGTGGGCCTGGATCCGAAGGACTGTGACGAGAACGGCTACGTGTACAAGAACGGGTGCTATGTGCCCGTCTTCCCACCCGCGCGCCCAGCGACATCTGACCCTGCGGACTGACCTGACAAGGAGGACGGGGCGCGCCCCCATGGATTGAGTGTTCCTTTCAAGCCCCAGAGCGGGAAGGACAGCCTCGGTGCGGTCATGCCGTGCCAGCGCCTCGCTCCCCGGGGCCGTCCGGGACACGCCGGGGGCTGGCTCCCGGGAAGCTGCCTCGAGACCTGGAGCGAGCCTGCATCGCCTGAACCCTGGAGTGGCCTTCCAGCCTCCCGCAGGCCGTGGGCTTCAGCGGACCTGCCCGGTCGTCCGCCAGCGGCATGTCAGCCCCACCCGGTAGGAAGGTTCTGGCGGAAGGAACGTTCCTTCCGCTGGCGGGTCGGTCCGGGGGTGGGCAGATGATCATGGAGCTGTACCAGCAGTTCGTGGCCACGCGGATGGAGGAAGCGGCGGCGGTGATGGCGCAGCGGGGCTACGAGAACACCCCGGCCGCGGAGCTGGCGCGGGTGATGCGCATGTCGGTGGGCTCGCTGTACCGGCGCTACGGCAGCAAGCGCGGCTGTGCGCTGGCCATTCGGGACTTCTCCGAGGACGAGCTGTGCCGGTATGCGCGCTACGAGTTCCAGATGGCCAGCACGGACGAGGGCGCGGGCTTCCGCGAGGGCTTCTTCGCCCTCTGGCGGCTGCTGGCCAACTACGTGCTGCGGACGCCAGGAGTCTTCAGCTTCGTCTTCCTGCACGCCCACCCGGAGGCGGGGCCTGACGACGAGCGGGGCTGGCGGGTGCGAGACCTGATTCGCGAGGTCGTCAGCCAGGCGGAGCGTGATGGAGCGCTGGAGCCGGGTTCCGCGATGGCGAGGACATGCGTGGTGTGGGGCGCGCTGGCGGAGCTGGGACGGGTGGCGATGAGGTGGGAGGGGGCGGTGACGGAAGAGGACGTGCTCGCGTCGGCGGAGGCGCTCTGGCGGGCGCTCGGACCCAGGAACGAGTCTACGCCCCGAGGGCCCGGTGGCATGCCGCCTCCAGACGGAAGAGAGGCCTCGGAAGAAGCACGCGATAGCGAACCGGTGGCGGCAATGGCTGAGGGCGCGGCGCCGCCTCCGCCTCCAGACGGCGAGGAGGCCTCGGATGTGGCGCCCGACTGTGACGCGGCGGCGGCAATGGCTGAGGGCGCGGCGGCGCCCCGGCCAGACGCTCCGCCCGTGGAAACGAAGCGTCCCCACGCCATGGTGGAGGGTGGTACTCCGGAAACTGCCGCTCGTGAAGCTCCAGGGCTGCGCGCGTTGAGTGCGTCACCCGCGAGGGCGGGAGCGACGCGGTCCGAAGCCATGACGGCTGGAGAAGCTCTGGCAGCAACTCACGATGCCCCGGCGTTCGGGCGCTCGAAACACGTCAGACTCCGTCGTGTTTTTCGATGCGGTCCTGCTGGGACGAGGACACCGCATTCGGGAGGTGCCTGCAGGGCGACGCGGCACGCAGCGCACTGGAGGCCATGGCGCTCGCCACGCTCCCGCCTGCCCTGGCCTCGGGAGGGCTCGGAGCCTCCCGGATGCGGCAGGACGCTTCCGCGTCATGAAGAGCCCATCAATGTCCCCACGCGGACCGAGGATCAGCGCGGCTCGATGAGCATGGGCAGACCGTTGCGCACCAGCAACGTACCCGCCATGTCGATACGCGCCTCATGCCCGGGCTTCAGGCGCACCTTGAAGCGCCGCGCCAGCATGGCGGCGATGACGTGCGTCTCGAGCAGCGAGAAGTTGTTGCCCAGGCAGACGCGGTGGCCCGCCGCGAAGGGGTGGTAGGCGTGCGGGTCGCGCGCGGCCTCTCGCTCGGGCAGCCAGCGGTCCGGGTCGAAGCGCTCGGGGTCCTCCCAGTAGTCCGGGTGGCGGTGCGTGCCATAGGCAAAGAGCATCACCCGCGCGCCCGCGGGGATGCGCACGCCGGACAGCTCATCATCGGCCACGACGTCGCGCGGATACATCGGCACGGCCGGATAGAGCCGCAGCACCTCCTTGATGACCTGGAGGGTGTAGGGCAGCTTCTTCAATTCGTTGACGGTGGGTGGAGCCTCGCCCAGCACCGCGTCCAGCTCGGCGTGCATGCGCGCCTCGACCTCCGGGTGCTGGGACAGCGCGTACCAGAGAAAGCCCAGCGTGCGCGCCGTCGTCTCGTGCCCGGCGACGAACATCGCGACGCCATTGTCCACCACGAGCCGGTCGGCCATGGTGCCGCCGGTCTCCTCGTCGGGCGTCGTCATCAGCTTGGTGAGCAGGTCATCCGGCCACTGCGCCTGGGGCAGGGCCCGGCGCTTCGCGACGACCCCGCGAATGTAGTCATCCACGCTGCGGCGCGTGCGATGGAAGCGCAGGTGGCTCGGGATGGGCAGCCATAACGGCAGCGTCATCATTCCCAGCAGGCGCTCCGACGCGAAGGCGATGTTGCGCTCCACCGCCTCCCGGATGCGATGCAGCGCCTCGTCCGACTCGGCGCTGAAGACGGAGTGCAGGATGATGGAGGCGGTGAGCTGCATCATCTCGTCGAACATCTCGACTGGCTGACCGCGCCCCTGAAGCCCCCGCCAGCGCTGGATGAGCTGCTGGGTGTCGGCGACGAACAGGGGGTAGAACTTCTCCACCGCGCGCGGGGTGAAGAACGGCGCCATGAGCTTGCGCTGACGCCGCCAGTCCTCCCCGACGGCGCTGACGATGCTGTCCCCTAGCAACAGCTCGCGCACGGTGTCGTAGGACTCGAGCTTCTCGTAGTTCTGCCGTTGGGTGACGGAGATGTGGCGCACGTGCTCCGGGTGAGTCACCAGGAACAGCGGCTTGGCGCGCAGGAGCTGGACGTAGGCCAGGTCCCCGCCGGAGCGCCAGGCCTGCCGCATGAGCCCCAGCAGTCCCGCGCGCCGCGTGAGCCGAAGCACCTGGAGGAGGGAGGGCGTGAACCTGCCAGTGCGGATGGATGCTGGCGAGGCAGCGGCACCGGGCTGAGATGAGGCGTGAGCGTGCATGTCCTGGCATTCCCTGAAGCAAGGAGCCGCAGTGAAGCACGTGTCCCAGCTGCTTGCATGAGGGAGGTCCATCAGCGCGCTTTCGCGCCCAGGACGAAATTTCAGCCATTCATGTTTCCCGAGCTTGAAGACAATAGCTCCAGCAGAAATGTCTTCAGCAGCAGCCATGAAGATGCAATTGATTTTATTTAAGAAACTCTATTGCATTCAATAGGTTTCTCGCCGCTGTCAAACGGCTGTTTTCCTGAGAGAGAGACACCATGTCCATGAGAGAGGTTTTGAGGTCCACGTACGCGTGGCTTGCGGCGGCATCGATGGTCGCGGGGTGTGGCACGCAGTCGAGGGAGGCGTCCGCAGGTCCGTCCGTGCTCGGCGAAGCGGCTCAGCCGAGCACCGTCCATACGCTGGCCCCGGGGTTCCAGCGTGTCCTGACGGCCTGGGACCAGCCCGAGACGGTGTGGGGAGGGTATACGCTCCACACCGTCGACGTGTCGGATGACGGCCGTGCGGACCTGGTCTGGAACACGCTCGGCACCATCAACCGCACCTACGCCTCGGTCTCCGAGTTCTGAGCCTGCGGCGACACGCACCTGGGCGCCGCGGGGCCACCCCGGCCCGCTCACGGTGAGGACGGAGGCGGGCCACTTCCGCCTCCGCCCTTTGTCGACGGGAAGGCGCCCGCCAGCGGACCTGGCGGGCGCTGGCGGGCGCGACATAGGGGTGCCACGAGCCTCCGTCGCGCGGATGAGACGAGAGGCTGTCCACCCGGATTACGGCGCGGGGACGCTGAGCAGTCCGCTCAGCGCAGCCGCGTCGCTATAGGGCAGGCGGTCGTTGAGCATCAGCGGCCGGTCCGACACCTCATACCCGTCGGCCAGGATGGCTCGCACGGTGAGGACGTAGCGCTCACCAGCCTGCAGGAGTCCCGCAGGCAGGAGGAGGGAGGTGGCGCTTCCGTCCACGTAGAGGGTGGCCTCCGTGAGGAACGTGGGGAATCCGTCGTCACGACCCCCGCGCCGCCGCAGTATCACCATGTAGGCGTCAGCGGCGCCGCTCGAGGGCGGCTGCCATCCGACGACGTGGGCGCCCGGGGTGAGCGCGCGCGAGCTGTAGGCTTCCGTTCCGTCCAGCGTCAGCGCGCGAGGCGGCAGGATGCGCGGGACGATGGGACCGGCGGTGAGGCGGGAGGCCACGTCCCGCGTGGACATGTTGGTCGTGAGCTGGATGGAGCTTCCAATGGCATCCTGGGCCCGGAAGCTGAAGTGGGAGATGACATCGGCGACCAGGCCCCAATGAGCAGGCGTGGGATTGCCGAAGTGCAGCGTGCCCACGGCATCGGCGGAGACCCCAAAGGGCCGGGCGAGCCTGAGCACTCCGCCGGAGTAGCCAATCCACCCCTCGTCCAGCCCGTACGCGGCCGGATACAGGTTGAGCCGTGATTCACGGAGGGTTGCCGCCGGGTTCACCTCGGCGGCGAGGGCCGCGAAGGCGGAGACCCTCCAGTTCA
This genomic window from Pyxidicoccus xibeiensis contains:
- a CDS encoding protein kinase family protein encodes the protein MKGDNVLVREVDGHVFLTDFGSGHYVGAATLTEPPFPPGTPAYRSAEAWRSVRLPMPDPTVPYAPGPMDDVFALGVTAYRLSTGEYPPELNLSDERGRVWNMDGPHRAP
- a CDS encoding cytochrome P450 gives rise to the protein MRQAWRSGGDLAYVQLLRAKPLFLVTHPEHVRHISVTQRQNYEKLESYDTVRELLLGDSIVSAVGEDWRRQRKLMAPFFTPRAVEKFYPLFVADTQQLIQRWRGLQGRGQPVEMFDEMMQLTASIILHSVFSAESDEALHRIREAVERNIAFASERLLGMMTLPLWLPIPSHLRFHRTRRSVDDYIRGVVAKRRALPQAQWPDDLLTKLMTTPDEETGGTMADRLVVDNGVAMFVAGHETTARTLGFLWYALSQHPEVEARMHAELDAVLGEAPPTVNELKKLPYTLQVIKEVLRLYPAVPMYPRDVVADDELSGVRIPAGARVMLFAYGTHRHPDYWEDPERFDPDRWLPEREAARDPHAYHPFAAGHRVCLGNNFSLLETHVIAAMLARRFKVRLKPGHEARIDMAGTLLVRNGLPMLIEPR
- a CDS encoding PKD domain-containing protein yields the protein MKLKPSGQRGAFVALALSMLGSSAWAQESRGGPRDETREIEERKRWFIESRGLDKVRANPRAERARAVNELRQMRGARERTLSLAGEVWTSMGPSAMNMGSWTMGRVSGRVNAVVPHPTDENTVYFGAAAGGVWKTTNAGASWTPMFDAVGTLPIGAIHVEAAAPNNVWVGTGDKNGGGCAGYFGQGVFLSTDAGTTWSARNGSGASAMPLSIVNAVALQPTNANVVLAGGAGSCTGSSSPTSPGVFRSTDRGATWTRVLNFNVEDIVFAPGSATAYASVPGQGVFKSTDGGATWANSSSGLTPSGSRMRLAMAPSDALVLYVLQGGQVYRSMDGAATWSLRTSSACEGQCTYNQAISVHPTDVNQVLVGTIRPARSADGGTTFTFLTTTWGSGQMVHQDVHVVLYSRTNGSRFWIGSDGGLWRTDNGGTSFANMNSNLNVTQFYDLAVHPNNADTVFGGAQDNSSSRRTTSPVWDLTFVSGDGFMNAVDATNTNYVFQTSYPSSNLPSIYRSTTGGAPNSFSKLPTTGITASSNFPWVTPMVVASNRIFVAGDTVYRGTTSASPMTWAAISANLGARVSVLTPMLTGTTIPMYAGTSSGAIHSTVDAAAASVAWTNVTGNYPGGTVSDVAMTPGNRLRVFVTRAAFGGNKLFRSTTGGTTWTAVGAGLPNVPANSVAIDPLDTNRVFVGTDVGVYESTDGGDTFVAFSAGLPLGLVVTDLEVDDVPHVLVAGTYGRGAWKVNLTGGPANQAPVANFNFTSSGLTATFSDTSTDPDGTIASRTWAFGDGTTSSATGPSKTYAAAGTYAVQLTVTDNGGATGTATQNVTVSTGAGCPGTLYTGTFSGATGQTQIHPGGTYYQSTTGGTHAACLTGPTGTDFDLYLDRWDGTTWVQVAASESASSVESISYPGTAAYYRFRVVNYAGVGAYNLTISRPQ